In Ferribacterium limneticum, a genomic segment contains:
- a CDS encoding integration host factor subunit beta → MTRSELIAQLAERFPQLLQKDAEMAATEILGAIHAALVHGDRVEIRGFGSFGLLYRPPRQARNPKTGAPVDVNGKWVPAFKAGKELRERVMATTTSIHTCRQRAIQPSFR, encoded by the coding sequence ATGACCCGCTCCGAACTCATCGCCCAACTCGCCGAACGCTTTCCTCAACTGTTGCAGAAGGATGCTGAAATGGCAGCAACAGAAATTCTTGGGGCCATCCACGCGGCGCTGGTTCACGGTGATCGGGTCGAGATTCGCGGATTTGGCAGCTTTGGTTTGCTCTACCGTCCTCCGCGCCAAGCCCGCAACCCAAAAACTGGGGCACCAGTTGACGTAAACGGGAAATGGGTACCCGCTTTCAAGGCCGGAAAGGAACTACGTGAGCGGGTGATGGCCACAACTACGTCCATTCACACCTGTCGCCAAAGAGCAATTCAACCGAGCTTTCGCTGA
- a CDS encoding universal stress protein, translating to MYRHLMVPVDGSTLSALNVESAIKLARKLESEITFLYATPDLASTADGLIIRSSDPNLFESEALGETNAILKRAASSAHAAGVNGVLLSRISVNPAQTIVQEATLNGCDLIVMATRGRRGLTGWINNSQTEKVIRQSPIPVLITRIEANNPMTDMERAIAVIQEEHRSIAAVVRGMLNVSRDYREHGNKIDLKPLSAMLTYLHKFPTKMHHPKEEKFIHAALRLRAPECLALLDELESQHKKEHLFIDQVEKSLSVALSGENAHHFNLSSAIEVFADAVWGHMGKEEREVLPLAQTKLLPSDWAKIAEAFDNNEDPSFGQMDADEFRNYFRRIADLMPDEKR from the coding sequence ATGTATCGTCATCTTATGGTCCCAGTCGATGGTTCGACACTTTCCGCTCTAAATGTTGAGAGTGCTATTAAATTGGCGCGAAAGCTCGAGTCAGAAATTACTTTTCTATACGCCACGCCGGATTTGGCATCAACGGCTGATGGGCTGATTATCCGATCATCCGATCCGAATCTTTTTGAATCGGAAGCGTTGGGTGAAACAAATGCGATCTTAAAAAGGGCTGCCTCTAGTGCCCATGCGGCAGGTGTGAATGGGGTTCTCCTTTCGCGTATATCCGTAAATCCTGCCCAAACGATAGTTCAGGAAGCCACTCTCAATGGTTGTGACTTGATTGTTATGGCTACTCGCGGTCGCCGTGGCCTGACCGGATGGATTAATAACTCACAAACAGAAAAAGTCATCCGTCAGTCTCCGATTCCGGTCTTGATTACTCGTATTGAAGCAAATAATCCGATGACGGATATGGAGCGTGCTATAGCCGTTATTCAAGAAGAACACAGATCTATTGCCGCTGTCGTTCGTGGAATGTTAAATGTTTCCCGGGATTATAGGGAACACGGGAACAAAATTGATTTGAAACCGCTTAGTGCGATGCTTACATATCTGCATAAATTCCCTACCAAAATGCATCATCCTAAAGAAGAAAAGTTCATTCATGCTGCGCTTCGCCTGCGTGCCCCTGAATGCTTGGCGCTACTTGATGAGCTGGAGTCACAGCACAAGAAAGAACATTTATTTATTGATCAAGTAGAAAAAAGTTTATCTGTAGCACTCTCTGGCGAGAATGCTCATCATTTCAATTTAAGTTCAGCGATAGAAGTATTTGCTGATGCCGTATGGGGCCACATGGGAAAAGAGGAACGGGAAGTTCTTCCTCTAGCGCAGACGAAGTTGCTTCCTTCAGACTGGGCGAAAATTGCTGAAGCATTTGATAACAACGAGGACCCATCTTTCGGTCAGATGGACGCTGATGAATTTAGAAACTATTTCAGGCGAATTGCAGATTTAATGCCTGATGAAAAGAGATAG
- a CDS encoding class II aldolase/adducin family protein has protein sequence MAKVDEILVDEDEMQADIQDKSRQLRVAARALSRAGLVHAFGHCSIRIDESSFIVSPAKPLGNIRAGEAGVIVPIDGGLPEGVLGEVRLHQAIYRKREDVKAICRITPRQVELLSLIRRTPQVRNGLSVFFDPCPPFWNDPRLLREDLAAARLAEQLGSARAIVMRANGAVVVGVDLAEAVAMSWLLEEAARVELGLMQISRDGEDALLTSDEIKARLETSGHVGRRIWEFLTSSDEEAVSMR, from the coding sequence TTGGCAAAGGTAGACGAAATTTTGGTAGATGAGGATGAGATGCAAGCTGATATCCAAGACAAGTCGAGGCAACTGCGTGTTGCCGCACGTGCGTTGTCGCGGGCAGGGCTGGTGCATGCTTTTGGCCACTGCAGCATACGAATAGATGAAAGCAGTTTCATCGTCTCTCCGGCGAAGCCTTTAGGCAATATTCGCGCAGGTGAGGCTGGCGTTATTGTGCCGATCGATGGCGGACTTCCAGAAGGTGTGCTCGGAGAGGTACGGCTTCATCAGGCGATCTATCGCAAACGGGAGGACGTCAAAGCCATCTGCCGCATCACTCCACGGCAAGTCGAACTTCTTTCTTTGATCCGCCGTACGCCGCAGGTGCGCAACGGTCTCAGCGTTTTCTTCGACCCCTGCCCACCATTCTGGAATGATCCACGCCTTCTACGCGAAGACCTGGCGGCAGCCCGCCTAGCAGAGCAATTGGGCTCTGCCAGGGCCATCGTAATGCGGGCCAATGGGGCTGTGGTGGTAGGTGTTGATTTGGCCGAGGCGGTGGCCATGTCCTGGCTTTTAGAGGAAGCAGCACGAGTCGAACTTGGCCTCATGCAAATTAGTCGTGATGGCGAAGACGCTCTTCTGACGTCAGACGAAATAAAGGCTCGACTAGAAACTTCAGGACATGTTGGTCGGCGTATTTGGGAGTTTCTTACTTCTTCGGATGAGGAAGCCGTGTCCATGCGTTGA
- a CDS encoding VOC family protein, protein MINLRDVAYVRLGTRSLQNAEDFATKILGLQVGERVENSVYLRSDQRAYTLSYFEGDPSNQTAAFVVDNDDELNAAADVLDKLGYRVHRGSSAEAELRKVKSFIAFGGPSGTQIELVTYPAFSGKRYYGARDAGITGFNHLAFFSHDPVADEQFWTTVCNARVSDWVGDIPLMRINAIHHTLALVKSSRSGIQHINHQVETVDDIMKSYYMLRDANVPIIFGPGRHPTSGARFLYFTGPDGVTFEYSCGVGKIEDEANHVPRRFTTEPTSMCMWGSKPNLEAFVPGA, encoded by the coding sequence ATGATTAATTTACGAGATGTTGCGTATGTCCGACTTGGAACTCGATCACTTCAGAATGCAGAGGACTTTGCGACCAAAATTTTGGGATTGCAAGTCGGCGAGCGCGTCGAAAATTCGGTCTATCTGCGATCTGACCAGCGTGCATATACGCTTAGCTATTTCGAAGGTGATCCTTCCAACCAAACGGCCGCATTTGTGGTCGACAACGATGACGAATTGAACGCAGCTGCCGACGTACTCGACAAACTGGGGTACAGGGTGCATCGTGGATCGAGTGCTGAAGCTGAACTGAGGAAGGTCAAGTCCTTCATTGCGTTTGGAGGTCCCTCTGGCACCCAAATTGAGTTGGTGACTTATCCTGCTTTTAGTGGAAAGCGTTACTACGGTGCGAGGGACGCGGGGATCACTGGCTTTAACCACTTAGCCTTTTTTAGTCATGATCCAGTTGCGGATGAGCAGTTTTGGACCACTGTGTGTAATGCACGCGTAAGCGACTGGGTCGGTGACATTCCACTAATGCGCATCAACGCGATTCACCATACGCTGGCTCTTGTGAAATCTAGTCGCAGTGGTATTCAGCATATCAATCATCAGGTAGAGACCGTTGACGACATTATGAAGTCGTACTACATGCTGCGCGATGCCAATGTGCCGATCATTTTTGGCCCTGGCCGGCATCCAACTTCCGGTGCTCGATTCCTGTACTTTACGGGTCCGGATGGAGTGACTTTCGAGTATTCATGCGGTGTTGGGAAGATCGAGGATGAGGCGAATCACGTTCCCCGCCGGTTTACTACTGAGCCGACCAGTATGTGCATGTGGGGATCGAAACCAAATCTTGAGGCTTTCGTTCCTGGCGCTTGA
- a CDS encoding aromatic-ring-hydroxylating dioxygenase subunit beta yields the protein MSNVSFEVRSAVEDFLFLEADCMDLHRYDEWFSLWSEELNYWVPCNEDGSDPKRHVSLIFDDRKRLEERIFRLKSKFNHSQSPASRLSRVVSNIRIKQCADTSTLEVSSTFCLTEARGDSVTFWAGRQTHFLEAKNSNFKIKEKRIFLVNNDLVLGNLTFLI from the coding sequence ATGAGCAATGTATCGTTTGAAGTAAGAAGCGCGGTTGAAGATTTTCTATTCCTAGAAGCGGATTGCATGGATCTCCATCGATATGATGAGTGGTTCTCGTTGTGGTCGGAAGAACTCAACTACTGGGTTCCATGCAATGAGGATGGCAGTGACCCGAAGCGTCATGTCTCATTGATATTCGATGACCGCAAGAGGCTGGAGGAACGGATTTTCCGGCTGAAGTCGAAGTTCAATCATTCCCAATCGCCGGCCTCACGCCTGTCGCGAGTTGTCTCGAACATCCGTATCAAACAATGCGCCGATACAAGTACTTTGGAAGTTAGTTCAACGTTCTGCTTGACGGAAGCTCGCGGTGACAGTGTTACGTTTTGGGCCGGTAGGCAAACCCATTTTCTTGAAGCAAAAAATAGCAATTTTAAGATTAAAGAGAAGCGAATTTTCCTCGTAAATAATGATCTTGTGCTTGGAAATCTCACTTTCCTGATTTGA
- a CDS encoding aromatic ring-hydroxylating oxygenase subunit alpha, with product MSVIQVEPKASKGLDIESLVQEGRVHSRAFTDQSIFDMEMDKIFEQNWVYIGHGSEIPRHGDYRVRKIGRQSVVMIRDKDGSINVLMNRCRHRGAQVCEGDAGNTKALRCWFHGWIYDTAGNLIEVPGREAYDDKFNQAKMGLNSAPKVGVYRDFVFASLNPTSVELADHLGNAKEMIDLMVDASPTGAIRLQAGANRTTYKGNWKLIGMDGYHAPFVHASVVELWSQDQDRGLAATHRGNPFEDGGPSRTRDLGNGHSMLDFSQYRLGHLDAMKKLLRSFNGGEQYLADMYGKHSAERADLLVALGGDPHVGLFPNVQLINQHVRIINPIGPGLTEIYMTPVLLDGVSDEINGMRLRQHESFYGPAGAGSPDDTEIWERVQRGLSAEVNPWIDLTRGLHRQTRDDKGVITGHIGDEVTQRGQFRQWKKLMSSN from the coding sequence ATGTCGGTAATTCAAGTTGAACCTAAGGCTAGCAAAGGGCTAGACATAGAGAGCTTGGTCCAAGAAGGGCGAGTTCATTCTCGGGCTTTTACAGATCAGTCCATCTTCGACATGGAGATGGACAAAATCTTTGAGCAGAACTGGGTGTACATCGGGCATGGATCTGAGATCCCGCGCCACGGTGACTACAGGGTGCGCAAGATTGGGCGGCAGTCGGTTGTCATGATTCGTGATAAAGACGGCTCCATCAATGTGCTAATGAATCGCTGTCGTCATCGTGGTGCTCAAGTTTGTGAAGGCGACGCGGGTAATACCAAGGCCTTGCGATGCTGGTTTCACGGTTGGATTTACGACACTGCTGGCAACCTTATCGAAGTTCCTGGTCGAGAAGCCTATGACGACAAGTTCAATCAGGCCAAGATGGGTTTGAACTCGGCGCCGAAGGTTGGTGTGTATAGGGATTTCGTGTTTGCCAGTTTGAATCCTACGTCAGTCGAGCTTGCGGATCATCTAGGTAATGCCAAGGAGATGATTGATCTAATGGTTGATGCCTCTCCGACGGGGGCGATTCGACTGCAGGCCGGAGCAAATAGGACGACGTACAAGGGCAATTGGAAACTGATTGGCATGGATGGTTATCATGCGCCGTTTGTTCATGCATCAGTCGTCGAGTTGTGGAGCCAGGATCAAGACCGCGGCCTCGCGGCAACGCATCGCGGTAATCCTTTTGAGGATGGCGGGCCTTCGCGTACTCGCGATCTAGGTAATGGTCACAGCATGTTGGATTTTTCGCAGTACCGACTCGGGCACTTGGATGCAATGAAAAAGTTGCTTCGCTCGTTTAACGGTGGTGAGCAATACCTTGCTGATATGTATGGCAAGCATAGCGCCGAGCGTGCTGATCTGCTCGTGGCGCTGGGCGGAGATCCCCATGTTGGCCTCTTTCCGAACGTGCAGTTGATTAACCAGCACGTGCGTATCATCAATCCAATAGGCCCGGGCTTGACAGAAATCTACATGACCCCCGTGCTCCTTGACGGCGTAAGTGATGAGATCAATGGGATGCGCTTGCGCCAACATGAATCGTTCTACGGGCCTGCTGGGGCGGGCTCTCCAGACGATACAGAAATTTGGGAACGTGTCCAGCGCGGTCTCTCGGCAGAAGTAAATCCATGGATCGATCTGACACGTGGGCTGCACCGCCAGACTAGAGACGACAAGGGAGTTATTACCGGCCACATTGGCGATGAAGTGACCCAACGAGGTCAATTCCGCCAGTGGAAAAAACTCATGTCCTCGAACTGA
- a CDS encoding ABC transporter substrate-binding protein encodes MINLIKYMNCSKGYCKPVLSTCFHGIVFVCVFLFSALSYAAGRQPIVIGQSLNLSPSNSHIGKRWVAGAEIYINAINASGGINGRLLRLVTLNDEGSPNLHYKNVQTLISDHKAVAIINCSGDAVCLASAKLAGETGVPLIGTISGSQKLYSLDKNRQVFPVRQTYAKEAISIAMQLSSMGISKVAVLTDVKDSERVEGLISSLPKFRVSSDVFHITLADSNSLGAISQKLGGGTYQAVILDLGLSSIDVLRDRGFFDRGSWPATNFSFANDSLVALSDIFKKRLLGFTMVVPNPEAHSLPLTFEFQRNAERYNELRAISFEGMESYINTRICVEAIRRAGSNVNPRNIGSILRGIESFNLGGYFVSFDNPNVPASSWLEVGLKTPNGVYIK; translated from the coding sequence ATGATTAATTTAATAAAATACATGAATTGTTCCAAGGGCTATTGCAAGCCAGTGTTATCAACTTGTTTTCATGGCATTGTCTTTGTGTGTGTGTTCCTATTCAGCGCGCTGTCCTATGCTGCGGGTCGGCAGCCGATTGTCATCGGCCAATCACTTAACTTGAGTCCCAGTAATTCTCATATTGGAAAGCGTTGGGTTGCTGGTGCAGAAATATACATAAACGCCATTAACGCATCCGGAGGAATTAATGGACGCCTCCTTCGGCTTGTAACGCTAAATGATGAAGGAAGTCCAAATCTCCATTACAAGAATGTGCAAACTCTGATTTCGGATCATAAGGCTGTTGCTATTATTAATTGCTCTGGTGACGCTGTATGTCTTGCCTCGGCAAAATTGGCTGGTGAGACGGGGGTGCCACTGATTGGAACAATATCAGGTTCCCAAAAACTTTATTCTTTGGATAAGAACAGGCAAGTATTTCCTGTTCGCCAGACCTATGCCAAGGAAGCCATATCGATTGCCATGCAGCTATCTAGCATGGGAATAAGCAAGGTAGCGGTACTTACTGATGTGAAAGACTCGGAGAGGGTGGAAGGTCTTATTTCAAGCTTGCCCAAGTTTCGAGTCTCGTCAGACGTCTTCCATATAACCTTGGCTGATAGCAACTCTCTTGGTGCTATCAGCCAAAAGTTAGGGGGGGGTACCTATCAAGCCGTGATATTGGATCTCGGTCTATCATCAATCGACGTATTGCGGGACCGAGGCTTTTTTGATCGAGGAAGTTGGCCTGCAACTAATTTTTCTTTCGCAAATGATAGCCTTGTTGCACTGAGTGATATCTTCAAAAAAAGGCTATTAGGCTTCACAATGGTTGTGCCAAATCCAGAAGCTCATTCTCTTCCCTTGACATTTGAGTTTCAGCGGAATGCTGAACGCTACAACGAACTTCGTGCTATTAGTTTTGAGGGAATGGAGAGCTATATTAATACTCGTATTTGTGTGGAGGCTATTCGTAGAGCAGGATCAAATGTTAATCCTAGAAATATTGGATCAATTTTGAGAGGTATTGAAAGCTTTAATTTAGGTGGCTATTTCGTTAGTTTCGATAATCCGAATGTTCCTGCGTCATCCTGGCTCGAGGTTGGATTGAAGACACCAAATGGTGTCTATATCAAGTGA
- a CDS encoding TetR family transcriptional regulator, which yields MAKKTKSEAENTRKKIIEAARGVFLERGVIRATFENIAKAAGVTRGAIYWHFSNKAELFFAMREDAFTPLIERTDAALYASSYDNPLDAIGSSLTEFFGVIQESATVRAVFEIMMSRCEYVDEFACVQEELDRPALNFLAKIEQIYQLALEKKTLHPRISPHDAARDTWVFTVGLLNLVLVPRRNIDIASDLAHMIESHMELKRA from the coding sequence ATGGCTAAAAAAACCAAGTCGGAGGCAGAGAACACTCGAAAAAAAATCATTGAAGCGGCGCGTGGAGTATTTCTTGAACGTGGTGTTATCCGCGCTACGTTCGAAAATATTGCAAAGGCAGCGGGAGTGACGCGTGGAGCAATCTATTGGCACTTTAGTAACAAGGCAGAATTGTTTTTCGCGATGCGGGAGGATGCATTTACTCCTCTTATAGAACGCACCGATGCTGCCCTCTATGCATCCTCATACGACAATCCTCTTGACGCTATCGGATCCTCCCTCACGGAGTTTTTCGGTGTTATTCAAGAAAGCGCTACGGTTCGTGCGGTTTTTGAAATCATGATGTCTCGTTGCGAATATGTTGATGAGTTTGCATGCGTCCAAGAAGAGCTCGACCGTCCGGCCTTGAATTTTCTAGCAAAAATAGAGCAAATCTACCAACTCGCTTTGGAGAAAAAAACCTTACACCCTCGGATTTCACCCCATGACGCTGCAAGAGATACATGGGTTTTTACGGTTGGGTTATTGAATCTTGTGTTAGTTCCTAGGCGAAATATTGATATAGCATCAGATCTGGCGCATATGATCGAATCGCATATGGAGTTGAAGAGGGCTTGA
- a CDS encoding PAS domain-containing protein: protein MVSPQGRLVYANAESSQKLGYSQFEFLEMRVPEIAAPNVYRERWCHAYFKHLSRPIV from the coding sequence GTGGTCAGTCCACAAGGACGATTGGTCTACGCGAACGCCGAGTCTTCGCAGAAGCTTGGTTACAGCCAGTTCGAATTTTTGGAAATGCGTGTTCCCGAGATTGCTGCGCCAAATGTTTATCGGGAACGATGGTGCCACGCCTATTTCAAGCATTTGAGCAGGCCGATAGTTTGA
- a CDS encoding pyruvate carboxylase — MKKIRSILVANRSEIAIRVMRAASELGIRTVGIYSNEDRFALHRFKADESYLVGDGKKPIGAYLDIADIIRVAKLAKVDAIHPGYGFLSENPDFADACAAAGIAFIGPRPDVMRELGNKVAARALAERVGVPVVPATGALPYDMEECRKQAAKVGYPIMLKASWGGGGRGMRAIHSEEELAPSIEVARREADAAFGNDEVYLEKMVVRARHVEVQVMGDTHGNLVHLFERDCSVQRRNQKVVERAPAPYLTAAQREGLCLSALKLAAGVNYTHAGTVEFLMDADTGNFYFIEVNPRIQVEHTVTEEVTGIDIVKAQIKVTEGAKIGEDDYLPAQVNIHLSGHALQCRVTTEDPEKGFTPDYGKLSAYRSAAGAGIRLDAGTAYTGAVITPFYDSLLVKVTARGHDPEEAIRRMDRALREFRIRGVSTNLAFLENVIEHPLFKNGQCTTRFIDTTPELFTFKAKRDRASRMLRFVGNVVVNGNPEMKGRVKPAHLLAKPLLPAVDLGAPLSAGSRDKLKELGPDKFAQWMRNEQRILLTDTTMRDAHQSLFATRMRTADMLPIAPQYAHLLPELFSMECWGGATFDVAMRFLKEDPWARLVQLRQAVPNILFQMLLRASNAVGYTNYSDNVVRYFVKQAAENGMDVFRVFDSLNWVENMRVAMDAVIEAGAVCEGTICYTGDIFDPARPKYNLKYYVDMAKQLEKAGAHIIGLKDMAGVCRPAAAKALVKALREEVGLPIHFHTHDTSGGAVASILAAVEAGVDAVDGAMDAMSGLTSQPSLGTIVAALEHTERDSGLTYGRIAPFSRYWEGVRHFYSPFEAEIRSGTSDVYRHEMPGGQYTNLREQARSMGLEHRWNEVAQGYADVNQLFGDIVKVTPSSKVVGDLALFMVANDLSSEDVKNPEKDISFPESVISMMRGELGYPADGFPMELQAKILKGQQPIEGRVGGHLPAVNLEAEREKAEKTVGHHVNDTDLASFLMYPKVFAEYADHVRKYGDVSVLPTPVFFYGLSEKDEIAVDIDMGKTLVVRLTGKTVVDDEGEVKLFFELNGQPRPVRIAKAGLESTRKARPKAEEGNANHIAAPMPGAVSTIAVKPGQKVCKGSPLLSIEAMKMETAITVDRDATVVKVLVSPGDRVDPKDLLLVLE, encoded by the coding sequence ATGAAAAAGATTCGTAGCATCCTTGTAGCGAACCGAAGCGAAATTGCGATCCGCGTCATGCGAGCAGCATCGGAACTGGGCATCCGTACCGTGGGTATCTATTCAAACGAAGACCGCTTTGCCCTGCATCGTTTCAAGGCAGACGAAAGCTATCTGGTTGGTGACGGCAAGAAGCCAATTGGCGCCTATCTGGATATTGCCGACATTATTCGTGTCGCCAAGTTAGCGAAAGTGGATGCTATTCACCCGGGCTACGGCTTCCTCTCTGAGAATCCCGATTTTGCCGACGCCTGTGCGGCAGCAGGCATCGCATTCATTGGCCCTAGACCCGATGTCATGCGGGAGTTGGGTAACAAGGTTGCTGCCCGCGCCTTGGCTGAGCGGGTTGGCGTACCTGTGGTGCCCGCCACAGGCGCCCTGCCTTATGACATGGAAGAGTGCCGCAAGCAGGCAGCCAAGGTGGGATATCCCATTATGCTGAAAGCCAGTTGGGGCGGCGGTGGTCGCGGCATGCGCGCGATCCATAGCGAGGAAGAACTCGCTCCTTCCATCGAGGTCGCGCGCCGTGAAGCCGACGCCGCCTTTGGTAACGACGAGGTCTATCTGGAAAAGATGGTTGTCCGTGCACGCCACGTCGAAGTGCAAGTCATGGGTGACACCCACGGCAATCTGGTGCACCTCTTCGAACGGGACTGTTCCGTCCAGCGCCGCAACCAAAAGGTGGTCGAGCGCGCCCCGGCTCCCTACTTGACCGCTGCACAGCGCGAAGGCCTTTGCCTGTCTGCCTTAAAGCTCGCCGCAGGGGTGAATTACACTCATGCTGGCACTGTCGAGTTTCTCATGGATGCCGACACGGGCAACTTCTACTTCATTGAGGTGAATCCTCGCATCCAGGTGGAACACACGGTGACCGAGGAGGTTACCGGCATCGACATCGTCAAGGCTCAGATCAAGGTTACCGAAGGGGCGAAGATCGGCGAGGATGACTACCTGCCGGCCCAAGTCAACATCCATCTCTCTGGCCATGCCTTGCAATGCCGGGTTACCACCGAAGATCCTGAAAAGGGCTTTACTCCCGACTACGGCAAGCTTTCGGCCTACCGCAGTGCGGCCGGCGCAGGTATCCGTCTCGATGCGGGTACCGCCTACACCGGCGCCGTGATCACACCCTTCTACGACTCCCTGCTAGTCAAGGTGACTGCACGCGGTCACGATCCGGAAGAGGCCATCCGCCGCATGGATCGTGCCTTGAGGGAGTTTCGCATCCGTGGTGTGTCTACCAATCTCGCTTTCCTTGAAAACGTCATTGAACACCCCTTGTTCAAGAATGGTCAGTGCACCACACGCTTCATCGATACCACGCCTGAACTCTTCACGTTCAAGGCCAAACGCGACCGCGCCTCGCGCATGCTTCGCTTCGTCGGTAATGTGGTGGTAAATGGCAATCCGGAAATGAAGGGCCGTGTCAAACCAGCCCACCTCCTGGCTAAGCCCCTGTTGCCCGCCGTAGACCTTGGCGCCCCTCTTTCTGCCGGCAGCCGCGACAAACTGAAGGAACTAGGACCGGATAAGTTCGCCCAATGGATGCGCAATGAGCAACGCATTCTGCTGACCGACACCACCATGCGGGATGCCCATCAGTCTCTCTTTGCTACACGCATGCGCACTGCCGACATGCTCCCCATCGCGCCCCAATATGCGCACCTGTTGCCGGAACTGTTCTCCATGGAATGCTGGGGTGGGGCCACTTTCGACGTGGCCATGCGCTTCCTCAAGGAAGACCCTTGGGCACGTCTTGTCCAACTTCGTCAGGCAGTGCCCAACATTTTGTTTCAGATGTTGCTTAGAGCATCGAACGCCGTCGGCTACACCAACTATTCAGACAACGTGGTGCGCTACTTCGTCAAGCAGGCGGCCGAGAACGGTATGGATGTATTCCGCGTCTTCGACTCACTGAACTGGGTAGAGAACATGCGTGTGGCCATGGATGCGGTAATCGAGGCCGGTGCTGTCTGTGAGGGCACCATCTGCTACACCGGCGATATCTTCGACCCAGCCCGTCCCAAGTACAACCTCAAGTACTACGTGGACATGGCAAAGCAGCTTGAAAAGGCGGGGGCCCACATCATCGGCCTCAAAGATATGGCTGGCGTCTGTCGTCCGGCCGCTGCCAAGGCTCTGGTCAAGGCCCTGCGGGAAGAGGTGGGCCTGCCCATTCACTTCCACACCCACGACACCAGCGGCGGAGCCGTAGCCAGCATCCTGGCCGCAGTCGAAGCTGGCGTCGATGCGGTGGACGGAGCCATGGATGCCATGAGTGGTCTCACCTCCCAGCCAAGTCTGGGTACCATCGTCGCTGCTCTGGAGCACACAGAGAGAGACTCCGGCTTGACTTATGGCCGCATCGCTCCGTTCTCCCGCTACTGGGAGGGTGTGCGTCACTTCTACAGCCCCTTCGAAGCCGAGATCCGCTCTGGCACCTCGGATGTATATCGCCATGAAATGCCAGGTGGCCAGTACACTAACCTGCGGGAGCAGGCCAGAAGCATGGGTCTGGAACATCGTTGGAACGAAGTGGCTCAGGGCTATGCCGACGTCAATCAGTTGTTCGGCGACATCGTAAAAGTCACGCCCTCTTCCAAGGTGGTGGGTGATTTGGCCTTGTTTATGGTGGCCAATGACTTGAGCTCTGAGGACGTGAAGAATCCGGAAAAGGACATCTCTTTCCCGGAGTCCGTTATCTCTATGATGCGGGGCGAACTGGGCTACCCCGCCGACGGCTTTCCCATGGAGTTGCAGGCCAAAATTCTAAAGGGTCAGCAGCCAATTGAAGGAAGAGTAGGGGGGCACTTGCCTGCTGTGAATCTGGAAGCGGAACGGGAGAAGGCCGAGAAGACTGTTGGTCACCACGTGAACGATACGGACCTCGCCAGCTTCCTGATGTATCCCAAGGTCTTTGCGGAATATGCGGATCACGTAAGAAAGTATGGTGATGTCTCGGTACTGCCGACGCCGGTATTCTTTTACGGTCTGAGCGAGAAAGATGAAATTGCAGTAGATATAGACATGGGGAAAACCCTTGTGGTGCGTCTAACTGGCAAGACGGTGGTGGATGACGAAGGTGAGGTGAAACTCTTCTTCGAATTGAACGGTCAGCCACGGCCAGTGCGGATTGCCAAGGCTGGCCTGGAGTCGACAAGGAAAGCACGGCCCAAGGCGGAGGAGGGTAATGCCAACCACATCGCGGCGCCGATGCCTGGAGCTGTGTCCACCATTGCGGTAAAGCCCGGGCAGAAAGTCTGCAAGGGCAGCCCCTTGCTCTCAATTGAAGCCATGAAAATGGAAACGGCTATCACGGTAGATCGTGATGCCACTGTGGTGAAAGTGCTGGTTTCGCCAGGGGATCGGGTCGATCCGAAGGATTTGCTTTTGGTGTTGGAGTAA